The proteins below come from a single Psychrobacter sp. FDAARGOS_221 genomic window:
- the polA gene encoding DNA polymerase I, which yields MTDNTNNITDTSHDALDPNELPTFDDMPNVASMDISHINKEQPPFILVDGSYYLFRTYHALPKTMMNTQGLTTNAIRGTLNALLKVMRRYNPTHMAVCFDTKSPTFRHTMSEEYKANRPKMDPELAEQIPYIHRLVRALGIPLLRIEGAEADDIIGTLTQRAVAEGHHVVISTGDKDMAQLVNDCVILEDSFTGKVTDVQGVKERFGIKPAQMIDYLTLMGDASDGIKGVPGIGKKTAEKLLNEYGSLDEILANAENIKGRAGKNLVEHADDVPMNKQLATIVTNLSIGQDWEDLRINTDSTAFIDELRDLYSELEFKNELASLEHPNHPANAQSRSVDDSKASAESQAQIAKTLQSQTQAAIIEQVKDSKDHEKAWHTILDEPAFDSLLARLEAAPYFAVDTETTSINWREADIVGLSFALQAHEAYYIPLNHKLEEDPLTAKQLDQQTVLAKLKPILENQDIGKIGQNLKYDAHVLRRYDINLNISPKNWAMDTMLASYVLNAAATRHSMDDLARHYLHTQTITYEDVAGKGAKQVTFDQVAIDIASDYACEDADITYQLFELFQGQLKDDSINLRLLHELEIPVSQILGEMEATGILIKRSFLNELSQRFDEEIGELEKQAYYEAGEEFNLGSPKQLGEMLFEKLGVVGGKKTKSGQYSTGEAILSKIDHPLAEIALEYRSLAKLKNTYTDALDAVADKDTDRVHTSYHQALTSTGRLSSTDPNLQNIPIRTKTGRLIRQAFIAPEGRVILAADYSQVELRLMAHFSGDENLTRAFNEGLDIHSATAAEVLGKPVADVTPTERRNAKAINFGLLYGMGAFGLAKQLEMTRNEAQSYIKQYFERYPGVQQYMEDTRNSALQHGYIETILGRKLYTPDIEHSNQMVRRGAERAAINAPLQGSAADLIKLAMVAVDKVLPKDNAKMLLQVHDELVFEVDADKVDEIAALIKTAMQNVLSDTAKELGWEVDFAVPLLVETGVGNNWDEAH from the coding sequence ATGACTGATAACACCAATAATATTACCGACACCTCTCACGATGCACTCGATCCAAATGAGCTGCCTACATTTGATGACATGCCCAATGTCGCCAGCATGGACATCAGTCATATTAATAAAGAACAGCCGCCATTTATTTTAGTCGACGGCTCCTATTATCTGTTCCGTACTTATCATGCGTTGCCAAAAACCATGATGAATACTCAAGGGCTAACTACCAATGCCATTCGCGGTACGCTCAATGCCCTGCTTAAAGTGATGCGTCGTTATAACCCTACTCATATGGCGGTTTGCTTTGACACCAAGTCACCGACATTTCGTCACACCATGTCTGAAGAATACAAGGCCAATCGTCCAAAAATGGACCCTGAACTGGCCGAACAGATTCCTTATATCCATCGCTTGGTACGCGCACTTGGTATCCCGTTACTTCGCATTGAAGGCGCTGAAGCGGATGACATTATCGGTACACTGACCCAACGCGCGGTTGCAGAAGGTCATCATGTGGTGATTTCAACCGGTGATAAAGACATGGCGCAGCTGGTCAACGACTGTGTGATATTAGAAGACAGCTTCACTGGCAAAGTCACTGACGTGCAAGGCGTGAAAGAACGCTTTGGTATCAAGCCCGCCCAAATGATTGACTATTTAACTCTCATGGGAGATGCCTCAGACGGTATTAAAGGCGTGCCTGGTATCGGTAAAAAGACCGCTGAAAAGCTGCTCAACGAATATGGCTCATTGGACGAAATTTTAGCCAATGCAGAAAACATCAAAGGCCGCGCTGGAAAAAACCTAGTCGAGCACGCTGATGATGTACCGATGAACAAACAACTGGCAACCATCGTTACCAACTTGTCTATCGGACAGGACTGGGAAGACCTACGTATTAATACTGACAGCACAGCGTTCATTGATGAGCTGCGTGATTTATACAGCGAACTTGAATTCAAAAATGAATTGGCATCGCTTGAACATCCTAACCATCCTGCCAACGCGCAAAGCCGTAGTGTCGATGACAGCAAAGCCAGTGCCGAATCACAAGCGCAGATTGCCAAAACCCTACAAAGCCAGACTCAAGCTGCCATTATCGAGCAAGTCAAAGACAGCAAGGATCACGAAAAAGCCTGGCATACCATATTAGATGAGCCAGCATTTGATAGCTTATTGGCAAGACTAGAAGCTGCGCCCTACTTCGCAGTTGATACCGAAACTACCAGCATCAACTGGCGTGAAGCCGATATCGTGGGTTTGTCTTTTGCATTGCAGGCCCATGAAGCCTATTACATCCCGCTCAATCATAAATTAGAAGAGGATCCGCTGACAGCCAAACAGTTAGATCAGCAAACAGTACTGGCAAAGCTAAAACCAATTTTAGAAAATCAAGACATCGGCAAGATTGGTCAAAACTTAAAATATGATGCGCATGTACTGCGTCGTTATGACATTAATTTAAATATCAGTCCAAAAAACTGGGCTATGGACACCATGCTTGCCAGCTATGTTTTAAACGCTGCCGCAACCCGTCATAGCATGGACGACTTGGCCCGCCATTATCTACACACCCAAACCATTACTTATGAAGACGTGGCTGGTAAGGGTGCTAAGCAAGTGACCTTTGATCAAGTGGCAATCGATATTGCCAGTGACTATGCGTGTGAAGATGCCGACATCACCTATCAATTGTTTGAGCTATTCCAAGGTCAGCTCAAAGACGACAGCATCAACCTGCGTCTACTGCATGAGTTAGAAATCCCTGTATCGCAAATCTTAGGTGAGATGGAAGCGACCGGTATTTTAATCAAACGCTCTTTCTTAAATGAGCTGTCTCAGCGCTTCGATGAAGAAATTGGTGAGCTTGAAAAGCAAGCCTACTATGAAGCTGGCGAAGAATTTAACTTAGGTTCACCCAAGCAGTTGGGCGAGATGTTATTTGAAAAGTTAGGCGTGGTTGGCGGTAAAAAGACCAAGTCTGGCCAGTATTCAACCGGTGAAGCTATTTTGTCAAAAATAGATCACCCACTTGCAGAGATTGCGCTTGAGTATCGCAGCTTAGCCAAACTTAAGAACACCTATACTGATGCGCTTGATGCAGTGGCTGACAAAGACACTGACCGCGTGCATACCAGCTATCATCAAGCACTGACCAGTACAGGGCGTTTGTCTTCAACCGATCCTAACTTACAAAACATTCCGATTCGTACTAAGACAGGTCGCTTAATTCGCCAGGCCTTTATTGCACCAGAAGGGCGTGTGATTTTGGCAGCCGACTACTCGCAAGTGGAACTGCGCTTGATGGCACATTTCTCTGGCGATGAAAACTTAACCCGTGCGTTTAATGAAGGTCTGGATATTCACAGTGCCACAGCCGCTGAAGTACTGGGCAAACCTGTCGCAGACGTGACCCCGACTGAACGTCGTAACGCCAAAGCCATTAACTTTGGTCTGTTATACGGTATGGGCGCCTTTGGTCTGGCCAAACAGTTAGAAATGACGCGCAACGAAGCACAAAGCTATATTAAACAATACTTTGAGCGTTATCCTGGCGTACAGCAATATATGGAAGATACCCGCAATAGCGCGCTACAACATGGCTATATCGAAACCATCTTAGGTCGTAAGCTCTATACTCCAGATATTGAGCACAGCAATCAAATGGTTCGCCGTGGTGCAGAGCGTGCAGCGATTAACGCCCCACTACAAGGCAGTGCCGCGGACTTGATTAAGCTGGCAATGGTTGCCGTCGACAAAGTATTGCCAAAAGACAATGCCAAAATGCTGCTGCAAGTGCATGATGAATTGGTGTTTGAAGTCGATGCCGATAAAGTAGATGAGATTGCAGCCCTGATTAAAACGGCAATGCAAAACGTACTAAGTGACACGGCGAAAGAGCTGGGCTGGGAGGTTGACTTTGCGGTGCCATTATTAGTTGAAACCGGCGTTGGTAATAACTGGGATGAGGCGCATTAA